One region of Drosophila teissieri strain GT53w chromosome 2L, Prin_Dtei_1.1, whole genome shotgun sequence genomic DNA includes:
- the LOC122611543 gene encoding unconventional myosin-Va isoform X3, with the protein MSSEEMLYAQGAKIWVPHAELVWESATLEESYRKGAGFLKICTESGRLKEVKLKADGSDLPPLRNPAILVGQNDLTTLSYLHEPGVLHNLRVRFCERQIIYTYCGIILVAINPYAEMPLYGPSIIRAYRGHAMGDLEPHIFALAEEAYTKLERENCNLSIIVSGESGAGKTVSAKYAMRYFAAVGGSESETQVERKVLASSPIMEAFGNAKTTRNDNSSRFGKFTKLLFRNQMGVMFLQGATMHTYLLEKSRVVYQAQGERNYHIFYQLCAARSKYPELVLDHQDKFQFLNMGGAPEIERVSDAEQFNETVQAMTVLGFSIQQIADIVKILAGILHLGNIQVSKKFNEGSEEEDTDSCDIFHNDIHLQITGDLLRVSAEDLRRWLLMRKIESVNEYVLIPNSIEAAQAARDALAKHIYAKLFQYIVGVLNKSLNNGSKQCSFIGVLDIYGFETFEVNSFEQFCINYANEKLQQQFNQHVFKLEQEEYLKEGITWTMIDFYDNQPCIDLIESRLGVLDLLDEECRMPKGSDESWAGKLIGKCSKFPHFEKPRFGSTSFFIKHFSDTVEYDVNGFLEKNRDTVSKELTQVLSESNMSLVKQVMTLEEIDTLSVDSAKSSTLGGRVVISAGRKQQGNDTRRRVVPSKQHRKTVGSQFQESLASLISTLHATTPHYVRCIKPNDDKVAFKWETAKIIQQLRACGVLETVRISAAGFPSRWLYPDFYMRYQLLVYRSKLDKNDMKLSCRNIVIKWIQDEDKYRFGNTQIFFRAGQVAFLEQVRANLRKKYITIVQSVVRRFIYRRQFLRIQIVINGIQRHARGFLARQRVQKMREARAGLILSKYARGWLCRRRYLRLRHSIFGIQTYARGMLARSKFHAMRDHYRAVQIQRFVRGALTRRAYQKRRRNIIICQAAIRRFLARRKFKRMKAEAKTISHMENKYMGLENKIISMQQRIDELNRDNSNLKHKTSEISVLKMKLELKKTLEAEFKNVKAACQDKDKLIEALNKQLEAERDEKMQLLEENGHAQEEWLSQKQTWRQENEELRRQIDEIIDMAKNAEVSQRNQEDRMLAEIDNRELNEAYQRAIKDKEVIENENYMLKEELSRLTAGSFSLHGRKASNASSQNEDDVGYASGKNTLDINRPPDLLSKNYSYNDSTSLVVKLRAILEEEKQKHKNLQEQYIKLASRHKPTEDSFRVSELEVENEKLRSEYDQLRTSIKHGVEINELNAQHAALQEEVRRRREECIQLKAVLLQQSQSMRSLEPESLQMRGNDVNELMEAFHSQKLINRQLESELKAITEEHNSKLVEMTQDIERLNNEKDELQRVIFESIDEFEDANVDTLRQNDRYLRRELQKAVAQFLLVQEELKLANAKLKAYRQDSGQLEHKLEEEMIRNKSNGTSTDVGANVTKQKSQNPQGLMKFHSSDLDKILNRLLSALTPRTVVGLLPGFPAYLIFMCIRYTDLTNADDDVRELLSKFVIQIKKMHRTPHPIENRVIWLVNSITLLNLMKQYGDVEEYVKFNTEKQNQQQLKNFNLFEFKVCWTQK; encoded by the exons ATGTCGAGCGAGGAGATGCTATACGCGCAG GGCGCCAAGATCTGGGTGCCCCATGCGGAGCTGGTGTGGGAGAGCGCCACCTTGGAGGAGAGTTACCGCAAGGGCGCCGGCTTCTTGAAGATATGCACGGAGTCCGGCAGACTGAAGGAGGTCAAGCTAAAGGCCGATGGCAGCGATCTGCCTCCACTGCGCAATCCGGCCATTCTGGTGGGACAGAACGACTTGACCACCTTGTCCTACCTGCATGAGCCGGGGGTGTTGCACAATCTGCGTGTCCGCTTCTGCGAGCGCCAGATTATCTACACCTACTGCGGCATTATTCTGGTGGCTATCAACCCATACGCGGAGATGCCTCTTTACGGGCCCAGCATCATCCGTGCGTATCGAGGACATGCTATGGGCGATCTGGAGCCGCACATCTTTGCCCTGGCGGAGGAGGCTTACACGAAACTGGAGCGCGAGAACTGCAACCTGAGCATCATCGTCAGTGGGGAGTCCGGTGCCGGCAAGACGGTGTCCGCCAAGTACGCCATGAGGTACTTTGCCGCTGTCGGAGGTTCCGAGTCGGAGACCCAGGTCGAGCGCAAAGTGCTAGCATCGTCGCCGATTATGGAAgcttttggcaatgccaagaCGACTCGGAATGACAACAGCTCCCGCTTTGGAAAGTTCACCAAGCTGCTGTTTCGGAACCAGATGGGTGTAATGTTCCTGCAGGGAGCCACTATGCATACCTATCTACTGGAGAAGTCCCGGGTAGTGTACCAGGCGCAGGGAGAGCGCAACTATCACATATTCTATCAGTTGTGCGCGGCGCGATCGAAGTACCCGGAATTGGTGCTGG ATCACCAGGACAAGTTCCAGTTTCTAAACATGGGCGGGGCTCCTGAAATTGAACGAGTTTCGGATGCGGAGCAGTTTAACGAAACCGTGCAGGCCATGACCGTTCTTGGCTTCTCCATTCAGCAGATCGCTGATATCGTGAAAATTCTGGCAGGAATACTCCATTTAGGAAATATTCAGGTTTCCAAGAAGTTCAACGAGGGTAGTGAAGAGGAAGACACTGACTCCTGCGATATATTT CATAACGACATCCACTTGCAGATCACCGGCGATCTACTGCGGGTGAGCGCCGAGGATCTGCGCCGGTGGCTTTTGATGCGTAAGATAGAGTCGGTCAATGAATATGTGCTGATACCGAATAGCATTGAGGCGGCTCAGGCGGCTCGGGACGCTCTGGCCAAGCACATTTATGCGAAACTGTTTCAGTATATAGTTGGTGTGCTGAACAAGAGCCTCAACAACGGTAGCAAGCAGTGCAGCTTCATTGGCGTCCTCGATATCTACGGTTTCGAAACGTTTGAGGTGAACTCCTTTGAACAATTTTGCATAAACTATGCAAACGAAAAGCTTCAGCAGCAGTTCAACCAGCATGTCTTCaagctggagcaggaggagtACCTTAAGGAAGGAATCACTTGGACGATGATTGACTTTTACGACAATCAACCGTGTATTGATCTAATTGAATCTCGACTGGGAGTGCTGGACCTGCTCGACGAGGAGTGTCGA ATGCCGAAGGGTTCGGACGAGAGCTGGGCTGGCAAGCTCATCGGAAAGTGCAGTAAATTTCCTCATTTTGAGAAGCCACGCTTTGGCTCAACCA GCTTTTTTATCAAACATTTCTCGGACACGGTCGAGTATGACGTGAACGGATTCTTGGAAAAGAATCGTGACACAGTCTCCAAGGAGTTGACTCAAGTGCTAAGCGAGTCCAACATGTCTTTGGTCAAGCAGGTGATGACCCTTGAGGAAATTGACACTTTGAGCGTGGATTCCGCTAAATCTTCTACCTTAGGAGGTCGCGTCGTCATCAGTGCTGGCCGCAAACAG CAAGGGAATGACACACGTCGAAGA GTGGTGCCATCCAAGCAGCATAGGAAAACGGTGGGATCGCAGTTCCAGGAGAGTCTGGCCTCGCTGATATCTACGTTACATGCTACAACACCACACTATGTGCGCTGCATCAAG CCCAACGATGACAAAGTCGCTTTTAAATGGGAGACGGCCAAGATCATTCAGCAGTTAAGAGCTTGTGGTGTCCTAGAAACGGTGCGCATCTCCGCAGCGGGATTTCCATCGAGATGGCTTTATCCCGACTTCTATATGCGGTACCAGCTGTTGGTTTACCGCTCAAAGCTTGACAAGAACGACATGAAGTTGTCGTGCCGCAACATTGTAATAAAATGGATCCAAGACGAGGATAAGTATCGATTTGGCAACACGCAGATTTTTTTCCGCGCCGGGCAAGTGGCCTTCCTTGAACAAGTTAGGGCTAATCTGCGCAAGAAGTACATCACCATTGTGCAGTCGGTTGTGCGGCGATTCATTTACCGGCGCCAGTTCCTGCGCATTCAGATAGTGATTAATGGTATCCAGAGGCATGCGCGCGGCTTTCTTGCCCGCCAGCGTGTCCAGAAAATGCGTGAGGCTCGGGCGGGATTGATCCTGTCGAAGTACGCCCGCGGTTGGTTATGCCGTCGTCGTTATTTGCGCCTACGCCACTCGATTTTCGGTATACAGACCTATGCCCGCGGAATGTTGGCCCGCAGCAAGTTCCACGCCATGCGGGATCACTACCGGGCTGTTCAGATCCAGCGGTTTGTACGTGGTGCTTTGACACGTCGAGCTTACCAAAAGCGTCGGCGCAACATCATCATTTGTCAAGCGGCGATTCGGAGATTCTTGGCCCGTCGTAAGTTTAAACGTATGAAGGCCGAGGCCAAGACTATCTCGcacatggaaaataaatacatggGGCTGGAAAACAAGATTATATCTATGCAGCAGCGGATCGATGAGCTGAACCGCGACAACAGCAATCTTAAGCACAAGACCAGCGAAATCAGTGTATTGAA AATGAAACTTGAGTTGAAGAAGACCCTGGAGGCAGAATTCAAAAATGTCAAGGCCGCCTGCCAGGACAAGGATAAGCTAATCGAAGCACTAAACAAGCAGTTGGAGGCGGAGCGGGACGAAAAAATGCAGTTGCTAGAGGAGAACGGACATGCTCAAGAGGAATGGCTGAGCCAGAAGCAGACATGGCGCCAGGAGAACGAGGAGCTGCGCCGCCAGATAGACGAGATAATCGATATGGCAAAGAACGCAGAAGTAAGCCAACGTAACCAGGAGGACCGAATGCTAGCCGAGATCGATAACAGGGAGCTTAACGAGGCCTACCAACGAGCGATTAAGGACAAGGAGGTGATCGAGAACGAAAACTACATGCTAAAGGAAGAGCTCAGCCGATTAACGGCTGGGAGTTTTAGTTTGCACGGTCGCAAGGCTAGCAACGCCTCCAGCCAAAACGAGGACGATGTGGGTTACGCCTCCGGAAAGAACACTCTGGATATCAATCGGCCGCCGGACTTGCTAAGCAAAAATT ATTCGTACAATGACTCTACCAGTTTGGTGGTGAAGTTGCGAGCCATTCTCGAGGAGGAGAAGCAAAAGCACAAGAACTTGCAGGAGCAGTATATTAAGTTGGCCAGTCGGCATAAGCCCACCGAGGATTCCTTCCG CGTCTCCGAGCTTGAAGTAGAGAATGAAAAACTGCGCAGCGAGTACGATCAGCTGCGAACGAGCATTAAACACGGTGTTGAGATCAACGAGCTCAATG CCCAGCATGCTGCCTTGCAGGAAGAGGTCCGTAGGCGCCGCGAGGAATGCATCCAGTTAAAGGCAGTCCTGCTGCAGCAGAGCCAGTCCATGAGATCCCTCGAGCCGGAAAGTCTACAGATGCGTGGCAACGACGTCAACGAACTAATGGAAGCCTTCCATTCCCAGAAGCTAATTAATCG CCAATTGGAATCTGAGCTCAAGGCCATCACTGAGGAGCACAACAGTAAACTCGTGGAGATGACACAGGATATTGAGAGATTAAACAATGAGAAGGATGAGCTGCAAAGGGTGATCTTTGAGAGCATCGACGAGTTCGAGGATGCAAATGTGGATACGCTGAGACAGAACGATCGCTATCTGCGGCGGGAACTGCAGAAGGCTGTTGCCCAGTTCCTGCTCGTTCAGGAGGAGCTCAAGCTTGCAAATGCCAAGCTTAAAGCTTATCGGCAGGATAGTGGCCAGCTGGAGCACAAGCTAGAGGAGGAGATGATCCGCAACAAGTCCAACGGAACGTCCACCGATGTAGGCGCGAATGTGACGAAACAAAAGTCTCAGAATCCGCAAGGACTGATGAAGTTCCACAGCAGCGATCTAGACAAGATCTTGAACCGCTTGCTGAGCGCCTTGACCCCACGGACAGTGGTCGGTCTCTTACCTGGTTTCCCAGCTTATCTTATCTTTATGTGTATTCG ATATACCGATCTGACAAATGCCGACGATGATGTGCGCGAGTTGCTAAGCAAGTTCGTTATTCAGATTAAGAAAATGCACCGAACACCCCATCCGATCGAGAATCGTGTTATTTGGCTCGTCAATTCCATTAC GCTGCTAAATCTTATGAAGCAATACGGCGATGTGGAGGAGTACGTCAAGTTCAATACTGAGAAGcagaaccagcagcagctgaagaacTTTAATCTGTTTGA ATTCAAGGTCTGTTGGACCCAAAAATAG
- the LOC122611543 gene encoding unconventional myosin-Va isoform X4, producing the protein MSSEEMLYAQGAKIWVPHAELVWESATLEESYRKGAGFLKICTESGRLKEVKLKADGSDLPPLRNPAILVGQNDLTTLSYLHEPGVLHNLRVRFCERQIIYTYCGIILVAINPYAEMPLYGPSIIRAYRGHAMGDLEPHIFALAEEAYTKLERENCNLSIIVSGESGAGKTVSAKYAMRYFAAVGGSESETQVERKVLASSPIMEAFGNAKTTRNDNSSRFGKFTKLLFRNQMGVMFLQGATMHTYLLEKSRVVYQAQGERNYHIFYQLCAARSKYPELVLDHQDKFQFLNMGGAPEIERVSDAEQFNETVQAMTVLGFSIQQIADIVKILAGILHLGNIQVSKKFNEGSEEEDTDSCDIFHNDIHLQITGDLLRVSAEDLRRWLLMRKIESVNEYVLIPNSIEAAQAARDALAKHIYAKLFQYIVGVLNKSLNNGSKQCSFIGVLDIYGFETFEVNSFEQFCINYANEKLQQQFNQHVFKLEQEEYLKEGITWTMIDFYDNQPCIDLIESRLGVLDLLDEECRMPKGSDESWAGKLIGKCSKFPHFEKPRFGSTSFFIKHFSDTVEYDVNGFLEKNRDTVSKELTQVLSESNMSLVKQVMTLEEIDTLSVDSAKSSTLGGRVVISAGRKQQGNDTRRRVVPSKQHRKTVGSQFQESLASLISTLHATTPHYVRCIKPNDDKVAFKWETAKIIQQLRACGVLETVRISAAGFPSRWLYPDFYMRYQLLVYRSKLDKNDMKLSCRNIVIKWIQDEDKYRFGNTQIFFRAGQVAFLEQVRANLRKKYITIVQSVVRRFIYRRQFLRIQIVINGIQRHARGFLARQRVQKMREARAGLILSKYARGWLCRRRYLRLRHSIFGIQTYARGMLARSKFHAMRDHYRAVQIQRFVRGALTRRAYQKRRRNIIICQAAIRRFLARRKFKRMKAEAKTISHMENKYMGLENKIISMQQRIDELNRDNSNLKHKTSEISVLKMKLELKKTLEAEFKNVKAACQDKDKLIEALNKQLEAERDEKMQLLEENGHAQEEWLSQKQTWRQENEELRRQIDEIIDMAKNAEVSQRNQEDRMLAEIDNRELNEAYQRAIKDKEVIENENYMLKEELSRLTAGSFSLHGRKASNASSQNEDDVGYASGKNTLDINRPPDLLSKNYSYNDSTSLVVKLRAILEEEKQKHKNLQEQYIKLASRHKPTEDSFRPACCLAGRGP; encoded by the exons ATGTCGAGCGAGGAGATGCTATACGCGCAG GGCGCCAAGATCTGGGTGCCCCATGCGGAGCTGGTGTGGGAGAGCGCCACCTTGGAGGAGAGTTACCGCAAGGGCGCCGGCTTCTTGAAGATATGCACGGAGTCCGGCAGACTGAAGGAGGTCAAGCTAAAGGCCGATGGCAGCGATCTGCCTCCACTGCGCAATCCGGCCATTCTGGTGGGACAGAACGACTTGACCACCTTGTCCTACCTGCATGAGCCGGGGGTGTTGCACAATCTGCGTGTCCGCTTCTGCGAGCGCCAGATTATCTACACCTACTGCGGCATTATTCTGGTGGCTATCAACCCATACGCGGAGATGCCTCTTTACGGGCCCAGCATCATCCGTGCGTATCGAGGACATGCTATGGGCGATCTGGAGCCGCACATCTTTGCCCTGGCGGAGGAGGCTTACACGAAACTGGAGCGCGAGAACTGCAACCTGAGCATCATCGTCAGTGGGGAGTCCGGTGCCGGCAAGACGGTGTCCGCCAAGTACGCCATGAGGTACTTTGCCGCTGTCGGAGGTTCCGAGTCGGAGACCCAGGTCGAGCGCAAAGTGCTAGCATCGTCGCCGATTATGGAAgcttttggcaatgccaagaCGACTCGGAATGACAACAGCTCCCGCTTTGGAAAGTTCACCAAGCTGCTGTTTCGGAACCAGATGGGTGTAATGTTCCTGCAGGGAGCCACTATGCATACCTATCTACTGGAGAAGTCCCGGGTAGTGTACCAGGCGCAGGGAGAGCGCAACTATCACATATTCTATCAGTTGTGCGCGGCGCGATCGAAGTACCCGGAATTGGTGCTGG ATCACCAGGACAAGTTCCAGTTTCTAAACATGGGCGGGGCTCCTGAAATTGAACGAGTTTCGGATGCGGAGCAGTTTAACGAAACCGTGCAGGCCATGACCGTTCTTGGCTTCTCCATTCAGCAGATCGCTGATATCGTGAAAATTCTGGCAGGAATACTCCATTTAGGAAATATTCAGGTTTCCAAGAAGTTCAACGAGGGTAGTGAAGAGGAAGACACTGACTCCTGCGATATATTT CATAACGACATCCACTTGCAGATCACCGGCGATCTACTGCGGGTGAGCGCCGAGGATCTGCGCCGGTGGCTTTTGATGCGTAAGATAGAGTCGGTCAATGAATATGTGCTGATACCGAATAGCATTGAGGCGGCTCAGGCGGCTCGGGACGCTCTGGCCAAGCACATTTATGCGAAACTGTTTCAGTATATAGTTGGTGTGCTGAACAAGAGCCTCAACAACGGTAGCAAGCAGTGCAGCTTCATTGGCGTCCTCGATATCTACGGTTTCGAAACGTTTGAGGTGAACTCCTTTGAACAATTTTGCATAAACTATGCAAACGAAAAGCTTCAGCAGCAGTTCAACCAGCATGTCTTCaagctggagcaggaggagtACCTTAAGGAAGGAATCACTTGGACGATGATTGACTTTTACGACAATCAACCGTGTATTGATCTAATTGAATCTCGACTGGGAGTGCTGGACCTGCTCGACGAGGAGTGTCGA ATGCCGAAGGGTTCGGACGAGAGCTGGGCTGGCAAGCTCATCGGAAAGTGCAGTAAATTTCCTCATTTTGAGAAGCCACGCTTTGGCTCAACCA GCTTTTTTATCAAACATTTCTCGGACACGGTCGAGTATGACGTGAACGGATTCTTGGAAAAGAATCGTGACACAGTCTCCAAGGAGTTGACTCAAGTGCTAAGCGAGTCCAACATGTCTTTGGTCAAGCAGGTGATGACCCTTGAGGAAATTGACACTTTGAGCGTGGATTCCGCTAAATCTTCTACCTTAGGAGGTCGCGTCGTCATCAGTGCTGGCCGCAAACAG CAAGGGAATGACACACGTCGAAGA GTGGTGCCATCCAAGCAGCATAGGAAAACGGTGGGATCGCAGTTCCAGGAGAGTCTGGCCTCGCTGATATCTACGTTACATGCTACAACACCACACTATGTGCGCTGCATCAAG CCCAACGATGACAAAGTCGCTTTTAAATGGGAGACGGCCAAGATCATTCAGCAGTTAAGAGCTTGTGGTGTCCTAGAAACGGTGCGCATCTCCGCAGCGGGATTTCCATCGAGATGGCTTTATCCCGACTTCTATATGCGGTACCAGCTGTTGGTTTACCGCTCAAAGCTTGACAAGAACGACATGAAGTTGTCGTGCCGCAACATTGTAATAAAATGGATCCAAGACGAGGATAAGTATCGATTTGGCAACACGCAGATTTTTTTCCGCGCCGGGCAAGTGGCCTTCCTTGAACAAGTTAGGGCTAATCTGCGCAAGAAGTACATCACCATTGTGCAGTCGGTTGTGCGGCGATTCATTTACCGGCGCCAGTTCCTGCGCATTCAGATAGTGATTAATGGTATCCAGAGGCATGCGCGCGGCTTTCTTGCCCGCCAGCGTGTCCAGAAAATGCGTGAGGCTCGGGCGGGATTGATCCTGTCGAAGTACGCCCGCGGTTGGTTATGCCGTCGTCGTTATTTGCGCCTACGCCACTCGATTTTCGGTATACAGACCTATGCCCGCGGAATGTTGGCCCGCAGCAAGTTCCACGCCATGCGGGATCACTACCGGGCTGTTCAGATCCAGCGGTTTGTACGTGGTGCTTTGACACGTCGAGCTTACCAAAAGCGTCGGCGCAACATCATCATTTGTCAAGCGGCGATTCGGAGATTCTTGGCCCGTCGTAAGTTTAAACGTATGAAGGCCGAGGCCAAGACTATCTCGcacatggaaaataaatacatggGGCTGGAAAACAAGATTATATCTATGCAGCAGCGGATCGATGAGCTGAACCGCGACAACAGCAATCTTAAGCACAAGACCAGCGAAATCAGTGTATTGAA AATGAAACTTGAGTTGAAGAAGACCCTGGAGGCAGAATTCAAAAATGTCAAGGCCGCCTGCCAGGACAAGGATAAGCTAATCGAAGCACTAAACAAGCAGTTGGAGGCGGAGCGGGACGAAAAAATGCAGTTGCTAGAGGAGAACGGACATGCTCAAGAGGAATGGCTGAGCCAGAAGCAGACATGGCGCCAGGAGAACGAGGAGCTGCGCCGCCAGATAGACGAGATAATCGATATGGCAAAGAACGCAGAAGTAAGCCAACGTAACCAGGAGGACCGAATGCTAGCCGAGATCGATAACAGGGAGCTTAACGAGGCCTACCAACGAGCGATTAAGGACAAGGAGGTGATCGAGAACGAAAACTACATGCTAAAGGAAGAGCTCAGCCGATTAACGGCTGGGAGTTTTAGTTTGCACGGTCGCAAGGCTAGCAACGCCTCCAGCCAAAACGAGGACGATGTGGGTTACGCCTCCGGAAAGAACACTCTGGATATCAATCGGCCGCCGGACTTGCTAAGCAAAAATT ATTCGTACAATGACTCTACCAGTTTGGTGGTGAAGTTGCGAGCCATTCTCGAGGAGGAGAAGCAAAAGCACAAGAACTTGCAGGAGCAGTATATTAAGTTGGCCAGTCGGCATAAGCCCACCGAGGATTCCTTCCG CCCAGCATGCTGCCTTGCAGGAAGAGGTCCGTAG